A single Arcobacter sp. FWKO B DNA region contains:
- a CDS encoding ABC transporter substrate-binding protein produces the protein MTKIKIALEWFLNPDHLPLIAGIESGAYKKAGLDVELIEPKEHYDGFEYLKSGDIDIHVNEPLHLFEHYFDGIKSIGCFFETRGGVMIRSESMNKLRENKHIKITTPASNDVTNTIGFEILKRYAKKEGFELSRQNVEFIQTDFYHIKNMQEGDYDGAWLCFYNFEGIEAEYKSFSNTFIDAMKSPYPNFSALELMTSQAVLDKKAEALCQFIGITNQMAQYLKENLTQARDIFYAYSKAEKTELLDKIIADTIPRFETDIKASTTRWYELCNFLTELKLVDITDDQYKSIWATH, from the coding sequence ATGACAAAAATTAAAATAGCGTTGGAGTGGTTTTTAAATCCAGATCATCTTCCTTTGATAGCTGGAATTGAAAGTGGTGCTTACAAAAAAGCTGGACTTGATGTGGAGTTAATAGAGCCAAAAGAGCATTATGATGGCTTTGAATACCTAAAAAGTGGAGATATTGATATACATGTAAATGAGCCTTTACATCTTTTTGAACACTATTTTGATGGTATCAAGTCAATTGGATGTTTTTTTGAAACAAGAGGCGGAGTGATGATAAGAAGTGAGAGTATGAATAAACTAAGAGAAAACAAACATATAAAAATAACAACACCAGCATCAAATGATGTCACAAATACCATAGGTTTTGAAATATTAAAAAGATATGCAAAAAAAGAAGGGTTTGAGCTTTCAAGACAAAATGTAGAATTTATTCAAACAGATTTTTATCACATAAAAAATATGCAAGAAGGAGATTATGATGGAGCGTGGCTGTGTTTTTACAACTTTGAAGGAATAGAAGCTGAATATAAATCTTTTTCTAACACTTTCATTGATGCCATGAAGTCTCCATATCCTAATTTTAGTGCTTTGGAACTTATGACATCTCAGGCTGTTTTGGATAAAAAAGCTGAGGCTTTGTGTCAGTTTATTGGCATAACTAACCAAATGGCACAATATTTAAAAGAAAATCTTACTCAAGCTAGAGATATATTTTATGCTTACTCAAAGGCTGAAAAAACAGAGTTATTGGATAAAATAATAGCTGATACAATACCTAGATTTGAAACTGATATAAAGGCAAGTACAACTAGATGGTATGAGCTATGTAACTTTTTAACAGAACTCAAATTAGTAGACATCACAGATGACCAATACAAAAGTATTTGGGCTACTCACTAA
- a CDS encoding helix-turn-helix domain-containing protein, which yields MTRLELINKIKHKKQELHITIENLALLSGVGIRTLNRFLAGDDVKLSTVEKITSLLGLDFAGNEIVPLDKLKEQRAREKAIFMASLVQSTSALEKQGLEQSSLDKIIHKFEQEFLTGQYKDRLWVA from the coding sequence ATGACACGATTAGAACTAATAAACAAAATAAAACACAAAAAACAAGAACTTCATATAACAATAGAGAATTTAGCACTATTATCTGGTGTTGGGATAAGAACTCTCAATAGATTTTTGGCTGGAGATGATGTAAAGCTTAGTACAGTGGAGAAAATAACTAGTTTATTAGGGCTTGATTTTGCAGGAAATGAAATAGTGCCTTTGGATAAACTAAAAGAACAAAGAGCTAGAGAAAAGGCTATTTTTATGGCTTCTTTGGTACAAAGTACATCTGCATTGGAAAAACAAGGCTTAGAACAAAGTTCCCTTGATAAAATAATTCATAAGTTTGAGCAAGAATTCTTGACTGGTCAATATAAAGATAGGCTTTGGGTAGCATAA
- the cas6 gene encoding CRISPR-associated endoribonuclease Cas6, which translates to MKMRIFELTCTAYLKEDIAFGDSFEAISKYISFCMSRSELKSVHDKMGYKHYVFGGFMPTENDKVYKKGTLYSFTVRSLDEKIIDSLSDSLKTNTNNPKFLVVETKKRYINQFFISELYSATPIVISTTPSRYWTMEESGDIMELQRKLHDNLEKKYKSFFGEELASSTNFIQLLEVKNKTPQTITIYKDGKKVRFFGNKLRVIPNEDEVSQKLAFVAFGCGLGEKNSYGGGFVLSRGIR; encoded by the coding sequence ATGAAAATGAGAATATTTGAACTGACATGCACCGCATATTTAAAAGAAGATATCGCCTTTGGCGATAGTTTTGAAGCTATTTCAAAATATATAAGTTTTTGTATGTCAAGAAGTGAATTAAAAAGTGTACATGACAAGATGGGATACAAACACTATGTATTCGGTGGATTTATGCCGACGGAAAATGACAAAGTTTACAAAAAAGGCACATTGTATAGCTTTACCGTCCGTTCCCTTGACGAAAAGATTATAGACTCATTGAGTGATAGCCTAAAAACCAATACAAACAATCCTAAGTTTTTGGTAGTGGAGACAAAAAAAAGGTATATAAATCAGTTTTTTATATCAGAGCTGTATAGTGCAACCCCTATCGTTATATCTACAACTCCAAGTAGATATTGGACTATGGAAGAATCAGGTGATATCATGGAACTTCAAAGAAAACTTCATGATAACCTAGAAAAAAAGTACAAAAGCTTTTTCGGTGAAGAGTTGGCAAGTTCAACCAACTTTATCCAACTTCTAGAAGTAAAAAACAAAACACCACAAACTATCACGATATATAAAGACGGCAAAAAAGTAAGATTCTTTGGAAACAAACTAAGGGTTATACCAAATGAAGACGAAGTAAGTCAAAAACTTGCTTTTGTAGCTTTTGGATGTGGTTTGGGAGAGAAAAATAGTTATGGGGGTGGGTTTGTTTTGAGTAGGGGGATAAGATGA
- a CDS encoding type I CRISPR-associated protein Cas7 has protein sequence MEANNNKFENRVFGAVLIKAITANYNADFTGSPRTLPNGVVYATDKALKYCIRNYLKQNNETIFYTTRYKKENMQPLDIDETYIVLFGNYPTKQEIKSKDEKEVEEIDVDSIDSKKKPKKGKTVDIQAVVQDYIKNNQGFEIKKELNNNYLLIKIEDKKNIYHIIGQKPDDIKRIPILQNLLSSIDIRLFGATFASKEGNMSIHGNVQITHGLNIYPENNIFSEDITSPFRNPNAKSQDSMQTTIGNQTVLEEGHYLHNFTINPKNTQELVELIDNKGYLTNDDITKFKEAINKGVTYLDSASKAGVENEFSIFITLNQDSKIQLPSLTTFIKVEKQNGFKRKLDLSKIKELLNEEIFKDKIAKVEIFLNEYALDYDDEIFDIEKVCVKSIVSDKELQKCQK, from the coding sequence ATGGAAGCAAACAATAATAAGTTTGAAAATAGAGTTTTTGGTGCGGTTTTAATTAAAGCAATTACGGCAAACTATAATGCAGATTTTACAGGTAGTCCAAGAACACTGCCAAATGGCGTAGTGTATGCGACGGATAAGGCATTGAAGTATTGTATAAGAAATTATCTGAAGCAAAATAATGAAACGATTTTTTATACTACAAGATATAAAAAAGAGAATATGCAACCGCTTGATATTGATGAAACTTATATTGTTCTTTTTGGTAATTATCCAACAAAACAAGAAATAAAAAGCAAAGATGAAAAAGAAGTAGAGGAAATAGATGTAGACTCAATAGATAGTAAGAAGAAACCTAAAAAAGGAAAAACCGTAGATATTCAAGCAGTAGTTCAAGATTACATAAAGAATAATCAAGGTTTTGAAATAAAAAAAGAGCTTAACAACAACTATCTTTTGATTAAAATAGAAGATAAAAAAAACATTTATCATATCATTGGTCAAAAACCTGACGATATAAAAAGAATACCAATTTTACAAAATCTATTATCATCTATTGATATAAGGCTTTTTGGTGCAACTTTTGCAAGCAAAGAGGGAAATATGTCAATTCATGGCAATGTACAAATCACTCACGGTCTCAATATTTATCCTGAAAATAATATTTTTAGTGAAGACATTACAAGTCCATTCAGAAATCCAAATGCAAAATCACAAGATAGTATGCAAACAACTATTGGAAATCAAACGGTTTTAGAAGAGGGACATTATCTTCATAATTTTACAATCAATCCAAAAAACACCCAAGAGTTAGTCGAACTTATTGACAATAAAGGTTATTTGACCAATGATGATATTACAAAGTTCAAAGAAGCTATTAACAAGGGTGTAACTTATCTTGACAGTGCTTCTAAAGCAGGTGTAGAAAATGAATTTTCCATTTTTATCACACTAAATCAAGATTCTAAAATACAACTTCCATCATTAACTACTTTCATCAAAGTGGAGAAACAAAATGGCTTTAAAAGAAAGCTTGATTTATCAAAAATCAAAGAACTTCTTAACGAAGAAATTTTTAAAGACAAAATTGCGAAAGTAGAAATTTTCTTAAATGAATACGCTCTTGATTATGATGATGAAATTTTTGATATTGAAAAAGTTTGCGTTAAATCGATAGTTTCAGACAAGGAACTTCAAAAATGTCAAAAATAG
- a CDS encoding Hsp20/alpha crystallin family protein, with translation MLTSRFNPNNTFFDFAKVFDNYPHINEENSISAFMPKVNTIEDETAYHIMIDLPGVKKDDINIDLNENILTVYGSREYKQETKKEDYYKLESSFGKFQRAFSLPENIDSDNITASNDNGVLEIIVPKKQQVENKKKIEIK, from the coding sequence ATGTTAACTTCAAGATTTAACCCAAATAATACTTTTTTTGACTTTGCAAAAGTTTTTGATAACTATCCACATATAAATGAGGAGAATAGTATCAGTGCTTTTATGCCAAAAGTAAATACAATAGAAGATGAAACTGCATATCATATAATGATAGATTTGCCAGGGGTAAAGAAAGATGATATTAATATTGATTTAAATGAAAATATCTTAACAGTTTATGGTTCACGAGAGTATAAACAAGAAACAAAAAAAGAGGACTACTATAAATTAGAGTCATCTTTTGGTAAATTTCAAAGAGCTTTTAGTCTACCAGAAAATATTGACAGTGATAATATAACAGCTTCAAATGACAATGGTGTTTTAGAGATAATTGTACCTAAAAAACAACAAGTAGAAAATAAGAAAAAAATTGAAATTAAGTAA
- a CDS encoding mobile mystery protein B, which translates to MIDATKPIDDATPLDDVSGLKLPNNKVYTLSEIYEYEALNIAQATLKYLSAPPSRKEAPFTYSWMMDLHNEMFYDVWDWAGKLRKVELSIGIQAYRVPMELKHLCDDIAYWDKHKIFDVFETAARIHHRAVQIHPFQNGNGRWSRMLANIYLRQNGKMPVRWQEDLLAKENPKRSEYINALKKADSGDYKVLIDMHRVTY; encoded by the coding sequence ATGATAGATGCTACAAAGCCTATAGATGACGCTACACCACTTGATGATGTATCAGGATTAAAACTTCCAAATAATAAGGTATATACATTATCAGAAATTTATGAATACGAAGCATTAAATATAGCTCAAGCAACGCTAAAATATCTTTCAGCACCACCATCAAGGAAAGAAGCTCCTTTTACATATAGTTGGATGATGGATTTACATAATGAGATGTTCTATGATGTTTGGGATTGGGCTGGAAAACTTAGAAAAGTAGAATTATCAATCGGAATTCAAGCATATAGAGTACCAATGGAGCTGAAACACCTTTGTGATGATATTGCTTATTGGGATAAGCATAAAATATTTGATGTTTTTGAAACAGCTGCAAGGATTCATCATCGTGCAGTTCAAATTCATCCATTTCAAAATGGCAATGGCAGATGGAGTCGGATGTTAGCAAATATTTATCTAAGACAAAATGGAAAAATGCCTGTTCGTTGGCAAGAGGATTTATTGGCTAAAGAAAATCCAAAAAGAAGTGAATATATCAATGCTTTGAAAAAAGCTGATAGTGGGGATTATAAAGTATTGATTGATATGCATAGAGTAACATATTGA
- the cas5b gene encoding type I-B CRISPR-associated protein Cas5b, with the protein MSKIDKIISFDIDSDFGMFKKPDVNDIYFTYNIIPKPTLLGLLGAIVGFGGYSQMQKNDVFPQFYTEFENLLISVAPLEKKGVFQKRIIKYNNTVGYANKDGGTLNISEQTLINPSYRIYVAIDLSKNSHQLLEKYLLANKTENSYIPNYEYIPYMGKNEFKLDIKNVQVFDNFSYELDAVFAISTLFQNRGKVALKLNEQERDPFDISMSETYFYYFERLPISFDELGQYQYENFSYTNAKFSKDSDFVENLKLVKIGDSVICLY; encoded by the coding sequence ATGTCAAAAATAGATAAAATTATTTCATTTGATATTGACTCTGATTTTGGTATGTTTAAAAAGCCCGATGTCAATGATATATATTTTACATACAATATCATCCCAAAACCAACACTTTTAGGCTTGCTAGGAGCTATTGTTGGGTTTGGTGGTTATAGTCAAATGCAAAAAAATGATGTTTTTCCACAGTTCTATACAGAGTTTGAAAATTTGTTGATATCAGTTGCTCCTCTTGAAAAAAAAGGAGTATTTCAAAAGCGAATTATTAAATATAACAATACTGTAGGTTATGCAAATAAAGATGGCGGAACACTTAATATTAGTGAGCAAACCCTAATAAATCCATCTTATAGAATTTATGTTGCCATAGATTTGTCAAAAAATAGCCATCAATTACTAGAAAAATATTTGTTAGCAAATAAAACAGAAAATAGCTACATTCCAAATTATGAATATATTCCATATATGGGTAAAAATGAATTCAAACTTGATATAAAAAATGTTCAAGTGTTTGATAATTTTTCGTATGAATTAGATGCAGTTTTTGCTATTAGTACTCTCTTTCAAAATAGAGGTAAAGTGGCTTTAAAATTGAACGAGCAAGAAAGAGATCCTTTCGATATATCAATGAGTGAAACTTACTTTTATTACTTTGAAAGATTGCCTATATCTTTTGATGAATTAGGACAATACCAATATGAAAATTTTAGTTATACAAATGCTAAATTTTCTAAAGATTCTGACTTTGTAGAAAATTTGAAATTAGTGAAAATTGGTGATAGTGTGATATGTCTTTATTAA
- the fic gene encoding protein adenylyltransferase Fic: protein MILENKLGITDQIALPKAEEKISKQKAKQLFDSKDIAKVEIGTFKGLCFIHSYLFEDIYPFAGKVRDVNISKEDFRFAPLMYLEASIKHIDAMPQSNFDEIIEKYVEMNIAHPFREGNGRSMRIWLDLMLKKEIKQVIDWNKVQKDEYLSAMKRSVVKDIEIKHLFKHSLTDQIDDRALFMKGIDVSYYYEGYSLFKTDEL, encoded by the coding sequence ATGATACTAGAAAATAAGCTTGGCATAACAGACCAAATAGCCCTCCCAAAAGCAGAAGAAAAAATCAGTAAACAAAAAGCAAAACAACTTTTTGACTCAAAAGATATAGCCAAAGTAGAAATTGGGACATTTAAGGGGCTTTGTTTTATCCATAGCTATCTTTTTGAAGACATTTACCCTTTTGCTGGAAAAGTCCGTGATGTAAATATATCAAAAGAAGATTTTAGATTTGCCCCACTTATGTATCTTGAAGCTTCCATAAAACATATCGATGCCATGCCACAATCTAATTTTGATGAGATTATAGAAAAATATGTAGAGATGAATATCGCTCACCCGTTTCGTGAAGGAAATGGTAGAAGTATGCGAATATGGCTTGACTTGATGCTAAAAAAAGAGATAAAACAAGTCATAGACTGGAACAAAGTACAAAAGGATGAATACTTATCGGCTATGAAAAGAAGTGTAGTAAAAGATATTGAAATCAAACATTTATTTAAACATTCCCTAACAGACCAAATAGATGACCGTGCTTTATTTATGAAAGGTATAGATGTGAGTTATTACTATGAGGGTTATAGTTTATTTAAGACAGATGAACTATAA
- the cas3 gene encoding CRISPR-associated helicase Cas3' gives MSLLKFEEIIKESYFDFEKIIQNIENYLAHLPKEIRLEKETLLSHSNLVLDYSLKLVELNQIEKNIDAILFKISDNVGFLSTIKLLYIKAIYWHDIGKINENFQLEKMNNSKFLKVDYDISSKHSILSAYLYLVSSFDYINKAFSDINQKIELISISVGFAMTIWRHHTGIYKSINELIADKDEGLPICSNLDVYVNRLNLDINNQMHTNLMNNLVNGDLKNRLKTNENYFLLSKSLFSLLIISDYYATSQFMNYGNTKDLKYKDFGLIDDNFREAIYKRFYENQFDKELINKTNSDFKNFTELQEKSNDNLNHLRNKLFIEVRTNLQQNLNQNLFYIEAPTGAGKTNLSLMSVVEILKNDISINKVFYVFPFTTLITQTYTAIKKTLELNNSQIVQLHSKAKYNQKDKNGKSEAELDGIYGDNKKNFLDNQFMNYPITLLSHVKFFDILTGISKDDNYIFHRLANSIVIIDEIQTYSPDFWSRIVYLFDMYAKNFNIKFIVMSATLPKIGKIIDSRFTFLVSNKQEYFQNPNFGQRVQIDTNVISINKPEEIYQKLEEESITYQNLETTKLKKVKTIIEFITKKGADEFYKYAKDVNEIFDEIFILSGTILEPRRKEIIDFIKNIHDKNILLVTTQVVEAGVDIDMDIGFKEKSLLDSDEQLAGRINRNSSKEGNKLFLFSVGKGNDKFVYKTDKRKGISAIYQEDGKDKNILETKDFDKFYSQILDKIIENNEKKFVDNLNTYKSHLRNLRFNDSHIKLIDMQSVSVFVPHNLMAKLYWNAYEKAILNDEKDLFDKKIDIKKLSAKISKYTFSLADYPKSGMEYLETYGEKKYGYLYLEEWYSECDGKKLYSYKDGLDTSVLRGDFVSMII, from the coding sequence ATGTCTTTATTAAAATTTGAAGAGATAATAAAAGAATCTTATTTTGATTTTGAAAAAATTATTCAGAATATAGAAAACTATTTGGCTCATTTACCTAAAGAGATAAGATTAGAGAAAGAGACTCTCTTAAGTCATTCTAATTTGGTTTTGGACTATTCTTTAAAACTGGTAGAACTTAACCAAATAGAAAAAAACATTGATGCTATTTTATTCAAAATTTCTGACAATGTAGGTTTTTTAAGTACCATAAAGTTGCTTTACATAAAAGCTATATACTGGCATGACATCGGAAAAATAAATGAAAATTTTCAATTAGAAAAGATGAATAATAGTAAATTTTTGAAAGTAGATTATGACATTTCATCAAAACATTCAATTTTAAGTGCTTATTTGTATCTTGTAAGTAGTTTTGACTATATAAATAAAGCATTTTCAGATATAAATCAAAAGATAGAGCTTATCTCAATTTCTGTGGGTTTTGCAATGACAATTTGGCGACATCATACGGGAATTTACAAATCTATTAATGAACTTATTGCAGATAAAGATGAAGGATTGCCAATTTGTAGTAACTTGGATGTTTATGTGAACAGATTGAATTTGGATATAAATAATCAAATGCATACTAATTTGATGAACAATTTAGTTAATGGTGACTTGAAAAATAGATTGAAAACTAATGAAAATTATTTTCTCCTCTCAAAATCTCTTTTTTCTCTTTTAATAATTTCAGACTACTATGCTACCTCTCAATTTATGAATTATGGAAATACTAAAGATCTCAAATACAAAGATTTTGGTTTGATAGATGATAATTTTAGGGAAGCAATATACAAAAGATTTTATGAAAATCAATTTGATAAAGAACTCATTAATAAAACAAATAGTGATTTTAAAAATTTCACTGAATTACAAGAAAAATCCAATGATAATCTCAATCACTTGAGAAACAAACTTTTTATAGAAGTTAGAACAAATTTACAGCAAAATCTAAATCAAAATCTTTTTTATATCGAAGCCCCAACAGGTGCAGGAAAAACGAATCTCTCACTTATGAGTGTGGTTGAAATATTAAAAAATGATATTTCAATCAATAAAGTATTTTATGTCTTTCCATTTACGACACTGATTACCCAAACTTACACAGCAATCAAAAAAACATTAGAACTTAATAACTCTCAAATCGTGCAACTTCATTCAAAAGCAAAATATAATCAAAAAGATAAAAATGGTAAAAGTGAAGCTGAATTAGATGGTATTTATGGGGATAATAAAAAGAATTTTTTAGACAATCAGTTTATGAATTATCCTATAACACTTTTGAGTCATGTAAAGTTTTTTGATATATTGACTGGAATCAGCAAAGATGACAATTATATCTTTCATAGACTTGCTAATTCAATCGTCATCATAGATGAGATTCAAACCTATAGCCCAGATTTTTGGTCACGAATAGTTTATTTATTTGATATGTATGCTAAAAATTTTAATATTAAATTTATTGTCATGAGTGCTACATTGCCCAAAATTGGCAAGATTATTGATAGTCGATTTACTTTTTTAGTCTCCAATAAGCAAGAGTATTTTCAAAATCCAAATTTTGGGCAAAGAGTTCAAATAGATACAAATGTAATTAGCATAAATAAGCCTGAAGAGATTTATCAAAAATTAGAAGAAGAAAGCATTACATATCAAAATTTGGAGACTACAAAGTTAAAAAAAGTAAAAACAATTATAGAATTTATCACAAAAAAAGGGGCAGATGAATTTTATAAATATGCCAAAGATGTTAATGAAATATTTGATGAAATTTTTATACTCAGCGGTACAATATTAGAGCCAAGAAGAAAAGAGATAATTGATTTTATTAAAAATATACATGATAAAAATATCTTACTAGTAACCACTCAAGTAGTTGAAGCAGGTGTTGATATAGATATGGATATAGGATTTAAAGAAAAATCTCTTCTTGATAGTGATGAGCAACTCGCAGGGCGAATAAATCGTAATAGCTCCAAAGAGGGTAATAAACTCTTTTTATTTAGCGTTGGTAAAGGCAATGATAAATTTGTTTACAAAACAGATAAACGAAAAGGTATTTCAGCGATATACCAAGAAGATGGAAAAGATAAAAACATACTAGAAACTAAAGATTTTGACAAATTTTATAGTCAGATTTTGGACAAAATCATCGAGAATAATGAAAAAAAATTTGTGGATAATCTGAATACATACAAATCCCATCTAAGAAATTTAAGATTTAATGACTCTCATATTAAGCTCATTGATATGCAATCGGTGTCTGTTTTTGTTCCTCATAATTTGATGGCAAAGCTGTATTGGAATGCTTATGAAAAAGCTATTTTAAATGATGAAAAAGATTTGTTTGATAAAAAAATTGATATTAAAAAGTTAAGTGCAAAAATATCAAAATATACTTTTTCATTAGCTGATTATCCAAAGAGTGGTATGGAATATTTAGAAACTTACGGCGAAAAAAAATATGGATATTTATATTTGGAAGAATGGTATTCGGAATGTGATGGAAAGAAGCTCTATAGCTATAAAGACGGTTTAGATACAAGCGTCTTAAGAGGTGACTTCGTATCCATGATAATATAA
- the abc-f gene encoding ribosomal protection-like ABC-F family protein → MALIDLQNINKQYDIKVILKDVNFTLLQGQRIAVIGQNGHGKSTLFKIIMGQVLPDSGDIAIDKSIKIEMLDQSPKFEPNITVKEAIASQLKELQNAKIEYDEISNRLINEYENSELIRRHSELGSYLDYHNAWDLDNKVDQVIDKLQLKEYEDKKVNLLSGGEQRRVSLAGLLLKKPDVLLLDEPTNHLDVYMVEFLEQMLLKENFTLLFVSHDRYFIDNIATSTVEIDRGVLRRFQGGYSSYLEQKAQILSNMQKEHEDMLDLYKKEQYWMQHGISARRKRNERRKSEYLALKEKIKTNPAQINKMRLELQREQRVFNGEKAQNKRKQLFELDKITKSLGDKLLIKDFSTRILQRDKIAIVGPNGSGKSTLLRILLETLEVDSGIIKKGDFKIGYFDQHRTMLDDDKNIMETFCPVGGDRVKLSDGRDLHVYGYLKNFLFPKEYLDKKIGALSGGEKNRVALALLFTKDIDCLILDEPTNDLDLPTINILEEYLANFQGALIFVSHDRYFVDKIASKLFIFRGNGEIIESMQPYSEYLEIEKELEDLADYEKELESAPKMTQQTEPKKQTKLSYKEQREYDSLPSLIEELELKIKELNTCLSNPKCYEQRGIIAVSSELEEIKAEYEAKVERYLELEMKVEELKG, encoded by the coding sequence ATGGCACTAATAGACTTACAAAATATAAACAAACAATACGATATCAAAGTAATACTCAAAGATGTAAATTTCACACTACTACAAGGTCAAAGAATAGCCGTAATAGGGCAAAACGGACACGGTAAATCTACGCTTTTTAAGATAATTATGGGGCAAGTTCTCCCTGATAGTGGAGATATAGCCATAGATAAAAGTATCAAAATAGAGATGCTAGACCAAAGCCCGAAATTTGAGCCAAACATCACAGTAAAAGAAGCTATAGCATCACAGCTAAAAGAGCTTCAAAATGCAAAAATAGAATATGATGAGATAAGTAACCGTTTGATAAATGAGTATGAGAACTCAGAACTTATTCGTCGTCATAGTGAGTTGGGAAGTTACTTGGACTATCACAATGCTTGGGATTTGGACAACAAAGTCGATCAAGTCATAGACAAACTACAGCTAAAAGAGTACGAAGACAAAAAAGTAAACCTACTAAGCGGTGGAGAGCAAAGAAGGGTATCTCTTGCTGGGCTATTGCTTAAAAAACCCGATGTTTTACTTCTTGATGAACCTACCAACCACCTTGATGTTTATATGGTGGAGTTTTTGGAGCAAATGCTTCTAAAAGAGAATTTTACGCTATTGTTTGTATCACACGATAGATATTTCATAGACAATATCGCCACTTCCACAGTAGAGATAGATAGAGGAGTGCTAAGACGCTTCCAAGGTGGATATAGCTCATACCTAGAGCAAAAAGCACAGATTTTATCCAATATGCAAAAAGAACACGAAGATATGCTAGACCTCTACAAAAAAGAGCAATACTGGATGCAACACGGTATAAGTGCAAGAAGAAAAAGAAACGAGCGAAGAAAATCAGAATACCTAGCTCTCAAAGAAAAAATCAAAACAAACCCAGCCCAGATAAACAAAATGAGACTAGAACTCCAAAGAGAACAAAGGGTTTTCAACGGTGAAAAAGCACAAAACAAAAGAAAACAACTCTTTGAACTAGACAAAATCACAAAAAGTTTGGGTGATAAGCTACTTATCAAAGATTTCTCTACTAGGATACTCCAAAGGGACAAAATAGCCATAGTTGGACCAAACGGAAGCGGTAAATCTACATTATTAAGAATCTTGCTGGAAACTTTGGAAGTAGATAGCGGTATCATCAAAAAAGGTGATTTCAAAATAGGCTACTTCGACCAACACAGAACTATGCTAGATGATGACAAAAATATCATGGAGACATTTTGTCCTGTAGGTGGGGATAGGGTAAAGCTTAGTGATGGTAGGGATTTGCATGTATATGGATACCTCAAAAACTTCCTTTTCCCTAAAGAATACCTAGATAAAAAAATAGGTGCATTAAGCGGTGGAGAGAAAAACAGAGTAGCCCTAGCACTTCTTTTTACCAAAGATATAGATTGTCTTATCTTAGATGAACCGACCAACGACCTAGACCTTCCTACTATAAATATCCTAGAAGAGTATCTAGCCAACTTCCAAGGGGCTTTGATATTTGTAAGCCATGATAGATATTTCGTGGACAAAATAGCCTCAAAACTCTTTATTTTTAGAGGCAACGGCGAGATAATAGAGTCTATGCAACCATACAGCGAATACCTAGAGATAGAAAAAGAGCTAGAAGACTTGGCTGATTATGAAAAAGAGCTTGAATCAGCCCCAAAAATGACACAGCAAACAGAGCCGAAAAAACAAACCAAACTTAGCTACAAAGAACAAAGAGAATACGACTCATTGCCAAGCCTCATAGAAGAACTAGAACTCAAAATAAAAGAACTAAACACCTGCCTAAGCAACCCAAAATGCTACGAACAAAGAGGCATCATAGCAGTATCATCTGAGCTAGAAGAAATCAAGGCTGAATATGAAGCAAAAGTAGAAAGATACCTAGAACTTGAGATGAAAGTAGAAGAGCTAAAAGGCTAA